GCTTCAGCCAGGCATTCTTGTAGGGCGTGAACACCGTGAACGGCCGTCCGCCCTGGGTGAGCAGCTCGCTCCCGGCGAAGACCACCGTGTCCTTGACGGCAGTGAAGCCGATGCCTGAAGCGCGCAGCCGCTCGGCCACCTCGTCGTCGCGCACCGCCGCCGGCTCGTAATCCTCCGCTGCGACCACTTCCCCCACGCCAAGGTCGGCCGCCAGCCTGGGCAGCACATCGCGCGCGCGCCCGTGCAGCACGATCAGGTCGCCGCCCGCCTCCCGCAGTCGCTCGCGCAGCTCGCGCACGGAATTCCAGATGAAATCCACGCGCCGGTCGGTGCGCGATGCCAGTGGGTCGAGGATCTCTGTGTCGAAGACGAAGGCGCAGAAGACGCGCTCGTGTTTCTCCAGCGCATGGCCGAGCGCGGCATTGTCGTCCAGGCGCAGGTCGCGGCGCAGCCAGGCCAGCGCGCCGCCTTGGCGCGGGGCCATGCTCAGGCCGCCGGTGTGCCGGTGCGCCAGACCGCCAGCGCTTCCACCGCCTGCGCCAGTTCGGTGATGAGCCGCACGCCGTCCGGTGCGGCGAGCCGCTCGACGCCGGCGCCGCCGGCCCAGATCTCCATGGCGGGCGGCAGCATCTCGCGCAGCTTCTCCAGCAGCGGCAGCACCTGACGCTGCGGGAACGCCGACGAGAACGACAGGGCGACGATGTCGGCGCGATGCGCCAGCGCCGCCTGGCGGATGTCGGCCAGCGGCGTCTGCGTGCCGAGCGAGACGCAGGCCGCGCCCTCCAGCGTGAGCAGCGCCTCGGTCATCAGGATGCCGAGGACGTGCTGCTCCTCGGGCACCGTGGTGAGCAGGACGCGCGGCCGTCCCGTGCCCGGCGGCAGCGAGGCGATGGCCTGGCGCAGCAGGGCCTGCATCTGTTCCGTGTACAGATGTTCCTCGAAGACCTGTATCTCGCCGCGCATCCAGGCCTCGCCCACGGCGCGGTTGAGTGCGCTGACCGACTCGAGGACGAACTGCTGCAGGCCCTGGCGGTGCAGGGCTTGCCGCAGCGCGCTGCCCAGGGCCGGGGTGTCGTGGCTGCGGATCAGTTCGACCACGCCGGCCGCCAGGGCACCCTTGTCTTCCGCCGCGACGGGCGTCTGGGCCGCCCCGGCCAGGCTGGCCAGGTCCTCATCGGCCGTCGCCAGCAGCTTTCCGGGACGCCAGCCCTGCCCCATCAGGCGCTTGATCAGACGCAGTTTCTCCACCTGTTCAAGGGGATAGGCACGCTCGCCGTGCTGGTCGCGTTCGGGCCGGGGGAAGCCGTAGCGGCGCTCCCAGACGCGCAGGGTGTCCTTGCCCAGCCCGGTTTCACGCTCCACGGCCGCGATGCTCAGAAAAGTTTTGTTCATATTTGTCCTGGACAATTACTTGACAAGTAAAGATCTGATGTCTATATTAGCCACAAGTTCAATGTTTGTCCAGGACATCATATGAAAACGGCTCACTCCATTCTATTTGTCGGCGCGCTATTTGCAGCATTCATGGCTGTAGGCATGGAGCAGGCGTCGTCAGCGCCACAGGCAGCCGAACCCAGAGGCTGCAGCTTTGTCCAGGACAGCGAAAGCATCCGTCTGATGCTGCTCTATCACAACCCCGTCCGGGGCGCGGTGCCGTCGCCCTGCGGCAAAGCGCCACCGCGTCCGGACACAGTAGCCGGCTGAACAAATGATTTCGACGACCCAACCGCAATGGAGACAAGCATGAACGCACCCGAAAGAATCTTCCTGCCCGACATCCAGGCCAGCGCCGACCATCGCCAGCAGGCGATCGACAAGGTCGGCGTCAAGGGCCTGCGCTATCCCCTCGCCCTGTTCGACGGCCGTGGCCAGGTGCAGCACACCGTGGCCGAGGTCAACATGGCCGTCGGCCTGTCGCACGAAGTGAAGGGCACGCACATGTCGCGCTTCGTCGAGTTGCTGGAAAAGAAGCGCCCGGCCCTGACCATGGAACGCCTGCTGCGCCTGCTCGACGAGATGCTGCGCCGCCTCGAGGCCGACAGCGGCGAGATCGAGCTGGCCTTCCCCTACTTCGTCTCCAAGGAGGCGCCGGTCTCCGGCGTCGAGAGCCTGCTCGACTACGACGTCCGCCTGCGCGCGGAAAAGCGCCCGGGCCGCGCCGCCGAGCTGCACATGGAAGTGGTGGCGCCGGTGACGAGCCTGTGCCCATGCTCGAAGAAGATCTCCGACTACGGCGCCCACAACCAGCGCTCGCACATCACGCTGGCCGTGCGCCTGCGCGAACCGATGTCGCCCGACGAACTGCTGCGCCTGGCCGAGGAGGAAGCCTCCTGCGAGGTGTTCGGCCTGCTCAAGCGCCCGGACGAGAAGTGGGTCACCGAACGCGCCTACGACAACCCGAAGTTCGTCGAGGACCTGGTGCGCGACATCGCCCTGCGCCTGAAGCGCGAGCCGCGCGTCGCCGCATGGACCGTCAAGTCGGAGAACTTCGAATCCATCCACAACCACTCGGCCTACGCCGAGATCAGCGGCAGCAACGGGGAGGCGGAATGATTTCCCGGCGCAAGCGCATCGCCGTCGTCGGCGCGGGCATCTCGGGCCTCTCCGCTGCCTGGCTGCTGGCGCAGCGCCACGCCGTCACGCTGTACGAGGCGGCGCCGCGCCTGGGCGGCCACAGCAACACCGTCGACGTCACGCTCGACGGCGTCACCCATCCGGTCGACACCGGCTTCCTCGTCTTCAACCACAAGACCTACCCCAACCTCACGACACTGTTCGCGCATCTCGGCGTGGACAGCGTCGAGAGCGAGATGTCCTTCGCCGTCAGCCTCGAGGCGCCGCGGCTCGAATGGGCCGGCTCCAGCCTGTCCACGGTGTTCGGCCAGAAGCGCAACCTGGTGCGGCCGGAGTTCTGGCGCATGCTGTCCGACATCCTGCGCTTCAACCGGGAGAGCGTGGACTGGCTGCAGCGCGAGGCCGACGAGTCACTGACGCTGCGCGCCTTCCTCGACGCCGGCGGCTACTCGCGCGCCTTCCGCGACTGGTACCTGCTGCCCATGGCGGCGGCGATCTGGTCCTGCCCGGCCGGCCGCATGCTCGATCACCCGCTCGCCACCTTCGTGCGCTTCAGCCACAACCACGGCCTGCTGCAGGTCTTCGACAGGCCGCTGTGGCGCACCGTGAAGGGCGGCGCGCGCGAGTACGTCAGCAAGCTCGCTTCAGGCATCGAGGACATTCGCCTCGGCACGCCGGTGCGGCGCGTCTTCCGCACGCCGCGCGGCCTGCTGCTGGCGCACGACCGCGAGACGGAGGAATTCGACCACGTCGTGCTCGCCTGCCACAGCGACCAGGCGCTGGACATCCTCGACGAGGACGCCAGCCCGGACGAGCGGCGCGTGCTCTCGGCCATCCGCTACCAGCCCAACCACGCCGTGCTGCACACCGATGCCGCGCTGCTGCCGCGCGACCGCGGCCTCTGGTCGGCCTGGAACTACCTGTCGCGCCGTGAAGGCGCCGAGGCCGGCCCGGTGTCGGTGTCCTACCTCATCAACCGCCTGCAGCCGCTGCCCTTCCGCCATCCGGTGGTGGTGACGCTCAATCCGCAGCGGGCGCCGGCGCAGGACAAGACGCTCGCTTCGTTCACCTACGCGCACCCGATCTTCGACGGCCCGGCCATCGCCGCCCAGCACGAGCTGCCCGCCCTCTCGGGGCGCGACCGGGTCTGGTTTTGCGGCGCCTGGAGCGGCTACGGCTTCCACGAGGACGGCCTGCGCTCCGGGCTCGCCGTGGCCGGCGCCTTCGGCTGCCGCGCGCCCTGGCACGGCAAGCTGGGCAAGGCGGCATGAGCTCGGCGAAAATCCTCTTCGGCACGGTGATGCACCGCCGGCTGCGGCCGGCGCAGCACCGCTTCGTCTATCCGGTGTTCGGCCTGCTGCTGCCGCTCGACCGGCTGGACGAAGCCGCGGCGCCCTTTTTCTCGTTGAACCGGCCCAACCTGTTCTCCTTCCGCTACGCCGACCACGGCGCGCGCGACGGCTCTCATCCGCTGCCCTGGATCCGTGCGCTGCTGGCGCGCGAGGGCATCGCCGCCGACGGCGAGATCTGGCTGCAGTGCTTTCCGCGCATGCTGGGCTATGTCTTCAACCCGGTCAGCTTCTGGTACTGCCACGACCGCGAAGGCCGCCTCCTCGCCGTACTGGCCGAGGTGAACAACACCTTCGGCGAGCGCCACAACTACCTCGTCGCCCATGCCGACGGCCGCCCGATCGGCGAGGACGAGACGCTGGCGGCGCGAAAGGTTTTCCACGTCTCGCCCTTCATGGCGCTCGACGGCGTCTACCGCTTCCGCTTCCGCGCCCGCCTCGACGACCCGCGCCGCCTGGCGCGCGTGGACCTCGCCGATGCCGCCGGCGACCTGCTGCACACGGCGATTTCCGGCCGCGCCGCGCCGCTCACCGGCGCGCGCCTCATGCGCGCCTTCTTCGGCTATCCGTGGATGACGCTGGGCGTGATGGCGCGCATCCACTGGCAGGCGCTGCGGCTGTGGCTGAAGCGCGTGCCCTTCTTCCGCAAACCCGAACCCCCGCTCGAGGAGACGACGCGATGAACGAAACCCTGACACTCGACCTGCCGAACACCGCGCTGCCGCGCCGCGCGCGGGCAGCGCTGCGCCTGCTCGATGGACTGCGCGGCGGCGCGCTGGAACTGACTTTGCCGGGCGGGCTGCGCCAGCGCTGCGGCGAGGGGCCACGGCAGGCTTCAATGGACGTCGCCGACTGGGGCGTCTTCGACGAAGTGCTGGCGCGCGGCGACATCGGCCTGGCCGAGGCCTGGATCGACGGCCGCTGGACCTCGCCCGACCCGGCCGCCCTGCTCACCCTGCTGGCGGAGAACCGCAATGTCATCGCGCGCGCCCTCTACGGCAGCGCCTGGGCACTCGCCGGCGCGCGCCTGCGCCACCTGTTCAACGCCAACACGCGCGCCGGCGCGAAGCGCAACATCCTGGCCCACTACGACCTCGGCAACGACTTCTACCGCCTCTGGCTCGACCCGAGCATGAGCTACTCCTCGGCGCTCTATGCGAACGAACCGCAGCGGCCGCTGCAGGACGCGCAGGACGCGAAGAACCGCCGCATCCTCGCAAAATTGGCCGCGCGGCCCGGCCAGCGCGTGCTCGAGATCGGCTGCGGCTGGGGCGGCTTCGCCGAATTGGCGGCGCGCGACGGGCTGGAAGTGCACGGCATCACGCTCTCGCCGTCCCAGCTCGCCTATGCGGGCGAGCGCATGGCGCGCGCCGGCCTCGGCGAGCGCGTGCGGCTCTCGCTCACCGACTACCGCGACCTCGCCGGCCGCTACGACCACATCGTCTCGGTGGAGATGTTCGAGGCGGTGGGCGAGCGCTGGTGGCCGGCCTGGTTCGATGCGGTGGCGCGCAACCTGGCGCCGGGCGGTCGCGCCGTGGCGCAGGTCATCACCATCCGCGACGACCTCTTCGCG
The window above is part of the Denitratisoma sp. genome. Proteins encoded here:
- a CDS encoding MerR family transcriptional regulator, whose product is MNKTFLSIAAVERETGLGKDTLRVWERRYGFPRPERDQHGERAYPLEQVEKLRLIKRLMGQGWRPGKLLATADEDLASLAGAAQTPVAAEDKGALAAGVVELIRSHDTPALGSALRQALHRQGLQQFVLESVSALNRAVGEAWMRGEIQVFEEHLYTEQMQALLRQAIASLPPGTGRPRVLLTTVPEEQHVLGILMTEALLTLEGAACVSLGTQTPLADIRQAALAHRADIVALSFSSAFPQRQVLPLLEKLREMLPPAMEIWAGGAGVERLAAPDGVRLITELAQAVEALAVWRTGTPAA
- the folE2 gene encoding GTP cyclohydrolase FolE2, translating into MNAPERIFLPDIQASADHRQQAIDKVGVKGLRYPLALFDGRGQVQHTVAEVNMAVGLSHEVKGTHMSRFVELLEKKRPALTMERLLRLLDEMLRRLEADSGEIELAFPYFVSKEAPVSGVESLLDYDVRLRAEKRPGRAAELHMEVVAPVTSLCPCSKKISDYGAHNQRSHITLAVRLREPMSPDELLRLAEEEASCEVFGLLKRPDEKWVTERAYDNPKFVEDLVRDIALRLKREPRVAAWTVKSENFESIHNHSAYAEISGSNGEAE
- a CDS encoding FAD-dependent oxidoreductase encodes the protein MISRRKRIAVVGAGISGLSAAWLLAQRHAVTLYEAAPRLGGHSNTVDVTLDGVTHPVDTGFLVFNHKTYPNLTTLFAHLGVDSVESEMSFAVSLEAPRLEWAGSSLSTVFGQKRNLVRPEFWRMLSDILRFNRESVDWLQREADESLTLRAFLDAGGYSRAFRDWYLLPMAAAIWSCPAGRMLDHPLATFVRFSHNHGLLQVFDRPLWRTVKGGAREYVSKLASGIEDIRLGTPVRRVFRTPRGLLLAHDRETEEFDHVVLACHSDQALDILDEDASPDERRVLSAIRYQPNHAVLHTDAALLPRDRGLWSAWNYLSRREGAEAGPVSVSYLINRLQPLPFRHPVVVTLNPQRAPAQDKTLASFTYAHPIFDGPAIAAQHELPALSGRDRVWFCGAWSGYGFHEDGLRSGLAVAGAFGCRAPWHGKLGKAA
- a CDS encoding DUF1365 domain-containing protein — its product is MSSAKILFGTVMHRRLRPAQHRFVYPVFGLLLPLDRLDEAAAPFFSLNRPNLFSFRYADHGARDGSHPLPWIRALLAREGIAADGEIWLQCFPRMLGYVFNPVSFWYCHDREGRLLAVLAEVNNTFGERHNYLVAHADGRPIGEDETLAARKVFHVSPFMALDGVYRFRFRARLDDPRRLARVDLADAAGDLLHTAISGRAAPLTGARLMRAFFGYPWMTLGVMARIHWQALRLWLKRVPFFRKPEPPLEETTR
- a CDS encoding cyclopropane-fatty-acyl-phospholipid synthase family protein; translated protein: MNETLTLDLPNTALPRRARAALRLLDGLRGGALELTLPGGLRQRCGEGPRQASMDVADWGVFDEVLARGDIGLAEAWIDGRWTSPDPAALLTLLAENRNVIARALYGSAWALAGARLRHLFNANTRAGAKRNILAHYDLGNDFYRLWLDPSMSYSSALYANEPQRPLQDAQDAKNRRILAKLAARPGQRVLEIGCGWGGFAELAARDGLEVHGITLSPSQLAYAGERMARAGLGERVRLSLTDYRDLAGRYDHIVSVEMFEAVGERWWPAWFDAVARNLAPGGRAVAQVITIRDDLFARYRRGTDFIQQMVFPGGMLPSAAAFTKQANKAGLEVREAFAFGRDYARTLAEWARSFEAAWPQIARLGFDERFRRLWRFYLAYCEAGFAAGSTDVVQFELARAR